The genome window GTGCCAGTAACGATTGCAGACGCGCTTCTGCCCGATCTGGAAGATTTGCCAGCCGTCAAGTCGTGGTCGTTCTCCAAAGCCTGTCAGACGCAAGAAGCGTTGACGGATCTGGTTTCAGCCGTCGGCTTCTCAATGCAGCCGAGTATCTACCCCAGCTTGCGCCCTGTGGCCGAGGGCTATCTCTCCCGCCACTTGAACGGTCACACGTGGCGCTATTTCAGCCGTCCCCGACTCACCCGTCTCGGGCTTCCCGGCTCGGCGCCCGCACGGCTCGCATTCATTTCGCGCAACTCAGGTGTACGGCGCGTCGTGCGACGAGCCCGGTCTCTCAACCGAGCGATACTCAGCCGAGACTGAGGGGCGGGCGCCGCGGAAGGCTCCGGCCGAGATCCACGCTGATGGAGCTGCAAGTGCTTTGGCGATGTGGCCGGGCCAAGTGCGATGCGTACATGCCTGCCGAGATGCCGGAAGATCATCGCCGCCGGGAGGCAGACTTCCGCTGCGCGAGGAGGTGCCTGGGCCGGGCGGCGGGGTCGGCGTTGCTGCGGGCAGGTCCGTCGGCGCGGCCGCTGCGGCACCGGGAGCGGAGCGAGCCCATCCGGATTGGTTACATCCAGAATGAGTGGTTCGCGAGATTTGACGAGGGGTCGGCATCCTCCGCAAGGATGAGTGGCGCCCCGGTCCGTCGGTCCCGAGGCTGTCCCGAGAACGGGCGCTGAGTCTGATCTTGGAGCGGAAAACGCCTGGGACGATGGTCCGCAGTGCCCATCCCATCGTCCCGAGGAGTGCCCCCACCATGACCACCCCCCACTTAGACGCCCCGACCACCGACCGCATCACTGCTGCCGCCGCCCGTGCCACGGAGCTGACCAAGGTGTATGGGCAGGACGAGACCCAAGTGGTCGCCCTTGACGCCGTCAACGTGGAATTCCAGCCTGCCGAATTCACCGCCATCATGGGCCCCTCTGGCTCCGGCAAGTCGACCCTCATGCACTGCATGGCGGGCCTCGACACGATTACCAGCGGATCCGCCCGCATCGGCGACACCGAGGTCACGACCCTCAACGACAAGAAGCTCACCCGACTGCGCCGTGACAAGGTCGGCTTCATCTTCCAGGCCTTCAACCTGCTCCCCACGCTGACCGCTCTGGAGAACATCACCCTCCCCATGGACATCGCGGGCCGCAAACCCGACCAGCAGTGGCTCGACACGGTCGTCAGCACCGTCGGCCTCGCCGGCCGCCTCAAGCACCGCCCCAACCAGCTCTCCGGGGGCCAGCAACAACGTGTCGCCGTCGCCCGCGCCCTCGCCGGCCGCCCCGAGATCATGTTCGCCGACGAGCCCACCGGAAACCTCGACTCCCGGTCCGGCGCGGAAGTCCTCGGCTTTCTCCGCACCTCTGTCCGAGAACTCGGCCAGACCGTCGTCATGGTGACCCACGACCCCGTCGCCGCCTCCTACTCCGATCGTGTCGTCTTTCTCGCCGACGGTCACATCGTCGACGACATGCACAGCCCCACCGCC of Streptomyces phaeolivaceus contains these proteins:
- a CDS encoding ABC transporter ATP-binding protein; the protein is MTTPHLDAPTTDRITAAAARATELTKVYGQDETQVVALDAVNVEFQPAEFTAIMGPSGSGKSTLMHCMAGLDTITSGSARIGDTEVTTLNDKKLTRLRRDKVGFIFQAFNLLPTLTALENITLPMDIAGRKPDQQWLDTVVSTVGLAGRLKHRPNQLSGGQQQRVAVARALAGRPEIMFADEPTGNLDSRSGAEVLGFLRTSVRELGQTVVMVTHDPVAASYSDRVVFLADGHIVDDMHSPTADAVLDRMKRFDAKGRTS